The segment GAGAGACTTTCCCGAAGCGATGGTGTCGCTGTCTTCGGAGGTATCACCGGAATTCCGGGAGTATTTCCGGGCCAGTACCACCGTCATCAACGCCTGTATCCGGCCTGTTGCTGCGCGCTACCTGGAAAACATCCAGGCCCGGTTGCGAGAAGAAGGGTTAACGGCGCAACTTTTGGTCATGCAAAGCAGCGGAGGAGTTCTGACCTTTGGAGCGGCAGCTAAAAAACCGGTTTTTCTCGTCGAATCAGGCCCCGCGGCTGGCGTGATCGCGGCTACCTATCTGGGCGATACACTGGGTCATTCCAATGTGATCTCTTTTGACATGGGTGGGACAACGGCCAAAGCGGGCCTCGTACAGGATGGGCGGCCTCAAGTGACTAAGGATTACGAGGTGGGGGCTATTGCTCAGGCGGGCGCAGCAAGAGGCGGGGGATATCCCATCCGCACGCCCGTCATCGATCTGGTGGAAATCGGCGCCGGTGGGGGGTCAATCGCCTGGGTAGATCCGGGTGGTGTGTTGCGGGTGGGACCACACAGCGCGGGAGCCGATCCCGGTCCGGTGTGCTACGGAAAGGGCGGCGAAGATCCCACGATCACCGATGCCAACCTGGTGCTGGGGCGCCTCAATCCGGATTACTTTTTGGGCGGTGAGATCGCACTGGACGTGGAATCCGCTCGAATGGCGATTCAGCAAAAATGCGCCGACCCGCTGGGACTGGATCCCGTAAAAGCCTCCCACGGGATTGTGGAAATCGCCAACGCGGCCATGGTCAACGCCCTCCGGCTGGTTTCTGTTCAGCGGGGATACGATCCGAGAGAATTCGTGCTGGTGGCCTTCGGCGGGGCAGGCCCGGTACATGCCTGCCGCCTGGCAGCAGAAATGGAGATACCGACTACCCTGATTCCGATGAGTCCAGGAACCACTTCGGCGCTGGGCCTGCTCGTGACAGATCTCAAGCACGATTATTCGACAACATTTATATGCCGGGTAGATAAGCTGGATCTCAAAAAGGTGGCGACAGCGTTCCGCAATATGGAACAACAGGGGAGGGCGATACTGGAGGAAGAGGGGGTACAGGACAAGGACAAGGATTTCCTCCGCCAGGTAGATATGCGCTATGTAGGCCAGAGCTATGAATTGACCGTGCCGCTTTCCGAAACTGAATTCACACCAGCCGGGATTGAAGACCTGCTGATCTACTTTCATCGGGAACACGACCGGGCCTACGGATACAGCGCTCCTGAAGAACCTGCGGAATTTGTCAATCTTCGCCTTTCAGCAATCGGCCGAATCGCAAAACCCCGGCTCCGTAGCCTCGATTCAAATTCAGACGCTCCGGCTCTCAAAATCAGCCGGCCCGTTTACTTTTCCGAGCGCAATGGATTTGTGGATTGTCCGATTTACGACCGCTATAACCTCGCCGCGGGGAATATTTTGGATGGACCTGCGATCATTGAAGAAATTGATTCCACGACCGTTATCCACCCCGGGTACCGAGGAATCGTAGATACGTACGGGAACCTGATTTTGACCTGGGTATAGAGCAGAGCGAGACTTCTGGAATACACCAATGGCAGAGGAGCAAAGGATGCCTCATACTGAAGCTGAATACGGAATCGTCCTGTCGAAAAACGTCATGGTCTCTATGCGGGACGGTACTCGTCTGGCCACAGATATTTACCGTCCGGCACGCGATGGAGATCCACTGCCGGGGCCCTTTCCCACAATTCTGTGTCGCACCCCGTATGACAAATCCGATGCACGATATGAGGAAATAGGAGACTTCTTTACGCCACACGGGTATGTGACTGTGCTCCAGGACCTGCGAGGCCGACACCTTTCTGAAGGTTTTGGTCAGTACTTCCATGTTGCCAACATCAACGATGGTCTGGATGGCTATGACACGGTAGAATGGATCGCTGCCCAGCCCTGGTCAAACAAACGCGTGGGGGCTGTTGGCAGTTCTTTCGCGGCTCTGGTACAGACACGAATGGCGTTTCACCGTCCGCCACATCTCACCGCCATCTGGCCAGACGTAACACCTATTAACAGCTATCACCATCAGGCTCGAGAAGGCGGGGCCATGCAGATGCACATGTTCTGGGCGCTTTACCTCCATGCTCAGGACGCACAGGAAATCCAGAATGACCCTGAAGCGCAGGACGCTGTCTGGAACGATCTCCGCGGGATTCGCGAGCTTCTCGTTTCGATGCCGTTTCAGCCCGGTCAAACTGCTCTATCTGCAGTTCCCAACCTCGAAAAAACGCTTTTTGACTACTATCATCGGGGAGAGTACGATAGTTTCTGGGAGCAGGAATACAACGATTTCGAGCGGAATTTCGAACGCCACGCGGATATTCCTGGCACTTATTCAAGCGGCTGGTACGACCCATACGCGATAGCCGTCACGGGCTATTTTGCCGCAATGGCCAAACAAAACTCTTCGCCGCAGCGACTGGTGATGGGCCCCTGGAATCACGTGGGGATGAGAGGGGATTCTTCTTTCACGGGAGATGTAGATTTTGGATCTGACAGCGTTTGGGGTGTAAGCCGCTACTTCGAAGAACAACGCCGGTTTTTTGACGCATGGCTAAGAGATTCGGGAAAGGAAGACGGCCCACCTGTGAGTATATTTGTGATGGGCAGGGGAACAGGTCGCAAAACAGACGAGGGAAAATACCATCACGGAGGAAGATGGCGTCGTGAGTGGGAGTGGCCGTTGGCCCGTACCCGTTCCATTCAGTACCACTTTCATTCGCAAGGCATGCTGAGTGCGGATGAGCCTGATGAAGAAAGCCCTTCCCTGTCCTTCACCTACGATCCCACCAATCCGGTACCCACGATTGGAGGCAGTCTGTGCGGTATCATGGAACTTCCCGAGGATGATGGCGACCTGGATCAGATGTGGAGCCGGTTTCTCTCTCCGGTCACGCGACTGCGCAACATCGTCATTCCCGGGCCTGCCCATCAAAGGGAATCTGCCGACGTATTCGGCGCAAATCCCCCTTACCAACTCCTGGCGGATCGGCCAGATGTGCTGGTCTTTCAGACCTCTCCTCTGGAGGAGGATCTGGAAGTAACCGGATCCGCCATCGTCACATTGTGGATTTCTTCCTCGGCTCCCGATACCGATTTCACCGCGAAGCTCATCGACCTTGCGCCGTCTAATGATGACTATCCGGATGGATATGCAATGAACCTCGTGGATTCCGTGATTCGCACGCGGTATCGAAATAGCTGGGAACAGGAAGAACTCATGGAACCCGGTGCAGTCTATCGGGTTCAGATTCCTCTGCCCCCAACCAGTAATTTGTTTCAAGCCGGGCATCGGATTCGGATCGATATATCCAGTAGCAATTTCCCCCGCCTGGACCTGAATCCCAATACGGGCGAACCGATGGGGAGACATACACACACGGTACCCGCACGCAACACGGTATATATGGACAAGCAGCGCCCATCGGGCGTGCTTCTGCCGACGATCCCGGTCTGAGCATTCATTGGAGAGAACACATGGAAACTCGATTACAGGTCGGATTTGCACGAACGGATATTACCCCAGATCTGGGATGCTTGCTGCTGGGCTACCCGGATCCAGACCGCAGGGCCGAATCCGTACGCGACCGACTCAACGCGAATGCGCTCTACCTGGAACAAAATAGCGTGAGAGCCGTCATCTTGAGCCTTGATGTGTGCATTGTAGATGATGTCGAAGTCGAGTCCATTCGCCAGAGAATCTATGATCGAACAGGCATCCCTTCGGATCATATCACTGTCTGTGCTATCCAGACTCACAGTGGACCCTGCACCATCGATTGCTGGGGATGGAGCGAAAAGGACAAACCCTATATCGATAGGCTCGTCGAGAGAAGCATTGAAGCCGCCGTCATAGCTGCTCAATCACCCATACCTGTAACTGTAGGCATCGGCACAACGCAGAGTGACGTGGGGGTCAACCGACGAGAGGTCCTTGAAAACCACGAGATTGCCCTGGGTGTCAATCCCTGGGGACCTTATGATCCCGAGATGACCCTTTTGCGATTTGAAGGGAAGGATGGGACGCTTGTCTCATTGATTCACTACGGCGCGCATCCAACCGTTTTCTCCAGTGCCAACAGGGCAGTGTCCCGCGATTGGCCAGGTGTCATGATCGACCGGGTGGAACACCTCACGGGCGCTCCGGTTTTCTTTGTCAACGGTGCCGTCGGTGACATCGCCCCCCGCACTAATAGCCTCCGCGCCGTCGGAGACGGCGAAATGGCGCTCATGGAAGTCGGAGCGCGAGCGGGAATGGATGCGATGCGTGCGTACCGGTCCATCAAGACGTTCCAGGACCTGCCGTTGTCCATCATTAACGGGGACATCATGATGCCCTACCGGTCGCTGCCGCCACTGGAAGAAGCCGAGCGGGAGTTCGCCTTGACTAAATCCGAAAAGGATGAGCCAGGGAAGGGCATGTGCGAGTACAAACACTGGGAAGCCGTTATCCATGCCCACAAAACCGAACCGTTACCTGGCACAACTTACCGGCAGGTGATCACTGCTCTCGGACCGATTGCATTTGTCCCTTTTCCCGGCGAGCCATTCGCAGAAATCGTTCTTCGATTGCGCCAGTACAGTCCCTTTCAATATACGCTTTGCGCCAGTACTTCGTGTGGCAGCTATGGCTATTTCGTCACGCGGGATTCGCTACACCGCGGCGGGTACGAAGTTTGGGTGGCCAAAGCCTTCGGCGCGTACATTTTGGCTGAAAACATCGACGACGTCCTGGTCGAAGAAAATCTGGCTCTCTTGCGCAATCTGCACGACCTGTAGGCCATCACATTCAGGTTTCACCCATGGATATCCTCCAAGAGAATCAACTTCCGGGCTGTTGGCTCTTCGCCTTAGAGGTCAACGCCTGCGTTCGGCGGCTGAGCCAAAGCCGCCGCCGCCGGCCTCGCGCATCGAAATCCGATCACCGGGTGACAGCTCGACACGCGATTTGGGGTCGACCGGTTGACCATTGACTTCGTACCGGCGAAGTGCCCCGTCGTCGCCGCCTTGTAGCCCCTTGGCTGCAAATTCGGTTCGCTGACCCATTAGGGCGATCTCGAGGAGATGGCCGGTGTCATTACGAAAGACCACTTCCTGGCCGTCGCCGCCGCGCCACTTCCCGTCGCCGCCTGTGTCGGGTAGGATTTCGCGCTTTTCGATGGTGATGGACGTGCGGTTTTCCCAGACCTCCGTGGGGACCACAGTCATGTTGGACGGCGCCGGTGTGACGGCGCGGCCATCCTGCCC is part of the Gemmatimonadota bacterium genome and harbors:
- a CDS encoding neutral/alkaline non-lysosomal ceramidase N-terminal domain-containing protein: METRLQVGFARTDITPDLGCLLLGYPDPDRRAESVRDRLNANALYLEQNSVRAVILSLDVCIVDDVEVESIRQRIYDRTGIPSDHITVCAIQTHSGPCTIDCWGWSEKDKPYIDRLVERSIEAAVIAAQSPIPVTVGIGTTQSDVGVNRREVLENHEIALGVNPWGPYDPEMTLLRFEGKDGTLVSLIHYGAHPTVFSSANRAVSRDWPGVMIDRVEHLTGAPVFFVNGAVGDIAPRTNSLRAVGDGEMALMEVGARAGMDAMRAYRSIKTFQDLPLSIINGDIMMPYRSLPPLEEAEREFALTKSEKDEPGKGMCEYKHWEAVIHAHKTEPLPGTTYRQVITALGPIAFVPFPGEPFAEIVLRLRQYSPFQYTLCASTSCGSYGYFVTRDSLHRGGYEVWVAKAFGAYILAENIDDVLVEENLALLRNLHDL
- a CDS encoding hydantoinase/oxoprolinase family protein; translation: MAYRLGIDIGGTFTDATLIDEETGNIRVGKVSSTPRDPSLGFMEATRRILGEAEIEPAEVGYIVHGTTVVTNAIIEGKTARTGFITTGGFRDLLEIARQIRPSLYDLQFEKPRPLVPRYLCFGVPERLDARGNILESLDEKAVSVAASQLCREGVESIAVCLLHAYTNPVHEQRVGEILKRDFPEAMVSLSSEVSPEFREYFRASTTVINACIRPVAARYLENIQARLREEGLTAQLLVMQSSGGVLTFGAAAKKPVFLVESGPAAGVIAATYLGDTLGHSNVISFDMGGTTAKAGLVQDGRPQVTKDYEVGAIAQAGAARGGGYPIRTPVIDLVEIGAGGGSIAWVDPGGVLRVGPHSAGADPGPVCYGKGGEDPTITDANLVLGRLNPDYFLGGEIALDVESARMAIQQKCADPLGLDPVKASHGIVEIANAAMVNALRLVSVQRGYDPREFVLVAFGGAGPVHACRLAAEMEIPTTLIPMSPGTTSALGLLVTDLKHDYSTTFICRVDKLDLKKVATAFRNMEQQGRAILEEEGVQDKDKDFLRQVDMRYVGQSYELTVPLSETEFTPAGIEDLLIYFHREHDRAYGYSAPEEPAEFVNLRLSAIGRIAKPRLRSLDSNSDAPALKISRPVYFSERNGFVDCPIYDRYNLAAGNILDGPAIIEEIDSTTVIHPGYRGIVDTYGNLILTWV
- a CDS encoding CocE/NonD family hydrolase → MPHTEAEYGIVLSKNVMVSMRDGTRLATDIYRPARDGDPLPGPFPTILCRTPYDKSDARYEEIGDFFTPHGYVTVLQDLRGRHLSEGFGQYFHVANINDGLDGYDTVEWIAAQPWSNKRVGAVGSSFAALVQTRMAFHRPPHLTAIWPDVTPINSYHHQAREGGAMQMHMFWALYLHAQDAQEIQNDPEAQDAVWNDLRGIRELLVSMPFQPGQTALSAVPNLEKTLFDYYHRGEYDSFWEQEYNDFERNFERHADIPGTYSSGWYDPYAIAVTGYFAAMAKQNSSPQRLVMGPWNHVGMRGDSSFTGDVDFGSDSVWGVSRYFEEQRRFFDAWLRDSGKEDGPPVSIFVMGRGTGRKTDEGKYHHGGRWRREWEWPLARTRSIQYHFHSQGMLSADEPDEESPSLSFTYDPTNPVPTIGGSLCGIMELPEDDGDLDQMWSRFLSPVTRLRNIVIPGPAHQRESADVFGANPPYQLLADRPDVLVFQTSPLEEDLEVTGSAIVTLWISSSAPDTDFTAKLIDLAPSNDDYPDGYAMNLVDSVIRTRYRNSWEQEELMEPGAVYRVQIPLPPTSNLFQAGHRIRIDISSSNFPRLDLNPNTGEPMGRHTHTVPARNTVYMDKQRPSGVLLPTIPV